The bacterium sequence TGTTAGGTGAGTCTTCCTACCTTATGGATGCAGTGGATCTCCTCTGGGAGCGGGACCTGGCCCAGATCGCGCAATTCGCCCGAGAGAAACACGAATTCAGTATCGAAGAGCGAGCCTTGTACAAGCGCAACGTCGGTCTGGGTCTGCGCTCGTGTCAGGAGGTGATCGGAAAACTCTCCGGAGCCAGCGGTGCCCACGGAATCTTCAAGTCGAGCCCCATTCAGCGGGCTTACCGAGACGTGCACGCCATGACGACTCACGCGGCGTTGGAGCCCAGTCAATCCGCTCGCGTCACGGGCCGCGTCGCGCTCGGACTCGATCCCGCCACCTTGCTCGTTTGAACTGAAGGAACGACGGGGTCGCCAACGGCGAGCCCGTCGTTCCGCACATCCACTTTCCGCGCTGGTCCGATCAGCTCCGTTTCTCCGGTACGATTTGAGAACGAAGTACCGGCGATCCAAAGGAATGCTGCTTGAGCGGAAGCGGAAACCGGCCTTCACGGCCCCCCGATCGCCTTGTGTTGATCGGAAGACAGCGAGCGACCGATCGGAAGCCTCGATGTGAGTTCGGAGCATTCGAAACCCGGGATCCGAATTCCTCTTTTCGGTTTCACGTTGCCCGTTACCCGGACGCCGTCGTTTGATCTATGGCGCGCGTGAGCGCGTCTGTCCAACGTGTCACCTAACGACGCGAATTCTCGAACTGTGCCCTTCTGCCACTCAAGAAGGGGATATCGGGATTCGATCTATATCGGAGAAGTTGAACTGATATGGAATTTAGGCATGGGTTCGATCGGCGGTTTCGCGGGTCTACCCGCGGGAATTCCGTTCGACTGTGCTCGGGATTTGCGTACCCAACAAAGGGAATTGCTTCCGATGCCAGAAACCCCCGAGACCACTTCGAACTTCTTTCGCGACCTCCCTGTAGGTAGGAAACTCGCCGGTCTGGCGTTGCTATTCGCCAGTACTCTGATTGGAGTCGTCACCTATACGGTCTTGACGCTGAACCAGCAAAAAGCTGACGCCAGCGTAATCAACGTCGCCGGTCGTCAGCGTATGTTGACCCAGAAGTACACGAAGGAGTTATTGGACGAGCTTTCCGGTCGCCAGGTACTCGCCTCTACGGTCTCTCGGGTGGAAACGGCGGCGGCACAGGTTCTGGCCGACCGCGCCTACTACGCCAAGAACGTCGTCGGGAAGCTCAAGAGAGACGATAGCGCGGTGTACGCATCACCAGACTACGCTGGGGTGCACAACGCCATACCGGCACCCGCGACGTTTACCCAGGAGGTCGCCGACATCATTCGCGGTGGTGATGCGGGATACGAGTACGAGCTGCTCAGCAAGTACAATATCGATCCCGAAAAGGGTCTGAAGACTGAGATTGGAGAGGCGGCGTGGGCGGCTCTCGCTGAGAACCCCGACACTCCATTCACCCGTGTCGTTGCACGCGGCACCGGGGCTTCGCTGTTCTACGCCCGAGCGGATCTGGCGAAGCAGGGTTGCGTCTCCTGCCACAACGCTCTTCCGAGTAGCCCAAAGAGAGACTTCCGTGTAGGCGATCTGATGGGCTTGCTGGTTCTGAAGGCGTCGATTACGAACGACGCCAATCTTGCCGCTCAGCTTTTGACCACGGGGGCCGAGGCTCCCTACCAGAAGACGCGCAAGCTCTTTGAGGTATCGCTAGCGGCCCTGCGAGAAGGCGGTGCCACTTTCTCGGATCTCGGCATGCAGAAAGAGTTGCTGCTACCGGGGACTCAGAATACCGAGATACAGCAGCAGTTGGCAGTGGTAGCTGAGAAGTGGGGCGCTTTGCAGACCACGGCGGCAGCGATTGCGCAGGATCAGGTGAACTCGGCGGCATATCTGGCGAACATGAGCGAGATCCGCACTCTCAATATCGAGACTCTGAAGAACATGAACAAGGCGGTTGGAATGTTCGCCGCCGAATCCTCCGGGAAAGTCGCGGCGATGATTACCATGGAAT is a genomic window containing:
- a CDS encoding HAMP domain-containing protein, giving the protein MGSIGGFAGLPAGIPFDCARDLRTQQRELLPMPETPETTSNFFRDLPVGRKLAGLALLFASTLIGVVTYTVLTLNQQKADASVINVAGRQRMLTQKYTKELLDELSGRQVLASTVSRVETAAAQVLADRAYYAKNVVGKLKRDDSAVYASPDYAGVHNAIPAPATFTQEVADIIRGGDAGYEYELLSKYNIDPEKGLKTEIGEAAWAALAENPDTPFTRVVARGTGASLFYARADLAKQGCVSCHNALPSSPKRDFRVGDLMGLLVLKASITNDANLAAQLLTTGAEAPYQKTRKLFEVSLAALREGGATFSDLGMQKELLLPGTQNTEIQQQLAVVAEKWGALQTTAAAIAQDQVNSAAYLANMSEIRTLNIETLKNMNKAVGMFAAESSGKVAAMITMEWIILALALVLGGWVSFTIAMGITRPLQKLSEAVIGVGKTGDLSLRAEINGRDEIGRTVSAFNQLMESQQHVITEVNGVVGALADGDFSKRVEVDCQGDFKRLKSGVNTSTEQ